A DNA window from Chlamydia buteonis contains the following coding sequences:
- a CDS encoding acetyl-CoA carboxylase carboxyltransferase subunit alpha yields MELLPHEKQVVEYEKTIAEFKEKNKKNSLLSSSEIQKLERRLDKLKEKIYADLTPWERVQICRHPSRPRSVNYIEGMCEEFVELCGDRTFRDDPAVVGGLAKIQGQRFMLIGQEKGCDTSSRMHRNFGMLCPEGFRKALRLAKMAEKFGLPIVFLVDTPGAFPGLTAEERGQGWAIANNLFQLARLKTPIIVLVIGEGCSGGALGMAIGDVIAMLEHSYYSVISPEGCASILWKDPKKNSEAAAMLKMHGEDLKQFAIVDVVIKEPVGGAHHNPAAVYRDVQDFILREWLRLKDLSMEDLLEKRYQKFRTIGLYETSSESSPEA; encoded by the coding sequence ATGGAGCTTCTTCCCCATGAAAAACAAGTGGTAGAGTACGAAAAAACGATAGCAGAGTTTAAGGAAAAAAATAAAAAAAATTCTTTACTATCCTCCTCAGAGATACAAAAATTGGAAAGGCGCTTAGATAAGTTAAAAGAGAAGATCTACGCAGATTTGACTCCTTGGGAACGTGTGCAGATATGCCGTCATCCTTCGCGTCCTCGATCAGTGAATTACATTGAAGGAATGTGTGAGGAGTTTGTAGAGCTTTGTGGAGATCGCACGTTCCGTGATGACCCTGCTGTTGTTGGCGGATTAGCTAAGATTCAGGGCCAGAGATTTATGCTTATTGGCCAGGAAAAGGGGTGTGATACCTCATCCCGAATGCACAGGAACTTCGGCATGCTATGTCCCGAAGGCTTTCGTAAGGCACTACGTCTTGCAAAAATGGCTGAGAAATTCGGTCTTCCTATTGTCTTTTTGGTTGATACTCCGGGGGCTTTCCCAGGTCTTACTGCTGAAGAGCGTGGTCAAGGATGGGCGATTGCTAACAATCTTTTCCAACTAGCTAGATTAAAAACCCCGATTATCGTTCTTGTTATAGGAGAAGGGTGTTCCGGAGGTGCTTTAGGCATGGCTATCGGAGATGTGATTGCTATGTTAGAACACTCCTATTATTCTGTAATTTCTCCTGAAGGCTGCGCTTCTATTCTTTGGAAGGATCCGAAAAAGAATAGTGAAGCGGCTGCTATGTTAAAAATGCATGGTGAGGATCTCAAACAATTTGCTATTGTGGATGTTGTCATTAAGGAGCCGGTAGGTGGTGCTCACCACAACCCAGCTGCTGTATATCGCGATGTTCAAGATTTTATACTTCGGGAATGGTTACGACTCAAAGACCTATCAATGGAAGATTTGTTAGAAAAGCGGTATCAGAAATTTCGAACTATAGGTCTCTATGAAACTTCTTCTGAAAGCAGTCCTGAGGCATAA
- a CDS encoding ABC transporter ATP-binding protein, with protein sequence MKLLLKAVLRHKKHLTLLGFSLLAILGLTVSSQAEIFSLGIIAKTGPDAFLLFAHKENNQLIKASQLSQEQILERWSDISPDSDTITTAEANAYISRYGKRATSITSRLSCFVSRYMDLSCFGSLALFLIIVAIFKAVTLFFQRFLSQVVAIRVSCDLRRDYFRALQKLPMTFFHAHDMGNLSSRVITDSTSIAQAVNSLMVNYVQAPITLTLALAVCLSISWKFSLLVCIAFPVLILPIVIIAKKIKALAKRIQKNQDQFSSVLLDFLAGIVTVKVFRTESFAFKKYCDQNSRIAALEEKSAAYGLLPRPLLHTIASLFFAFVVIIGLYKFNIAPEELIVFCGLLYLIYDPVKKFGDENTTIMKGCAAAERFYEVLSHPDLQNESEDSQEFLGLTRNLEFRDVSFSYDNERKVLKNLNFTVNKGEAIGIVGPTGSGKTTISKLLPRLYEVSQGEILLDGVSIKSYSKSSLRDHIGCVLQNPFLFYDTIWNNLTCGKDISEEDVIHALKQAYAYEFVQKMPQGVHSLLEESGKNLSGGQQQRLTIARALLKNASILILDEATSSLDAISENYIKEIIGQLKGQCTQIIIAHKLSTLEYVDRVIYLEHGSKVGEGMKDELLSSCPAFLKMWELSGTKDWEASSSVNPELITPLSFS encoded by the coding sequence ATGAAACTTCTTCTGAAAGCAGTCCTGAGGCATAAAAAGCATCTCACGCTATTAGGTTTTTCTTTGCTTGCCATCTTAGGATTAACCGTGTCGTCTCAAGCAGAGATTTTTTCTCTAGGTATTATTGCAAAAACAGGACCTGATGCTTTTCTTCTTTTCGCTCACAAGGAAAATAATCAACTGATCAAGGCGTCGCAGTTAAGCCAAGAACAGATTTTAGAGAGATGGTCCGACATCTCTCCCGATTCCGATACGATAACTACAGCAGAGGCAAACGCCTATATTTCTCGTTATGGAAAGCGAGCAACATCGATAACTAGCAGATTATCATGTTTTGTTTCTCGCTATATGGATTTGTCATGTTTTGGTTCCTTAGCCTTGTTTTTGATTATTGTGGCGATTTTTAAAGCCGTGACTCTATTCTTTCAGAGATTCCTATCTCAAGTGGTAGCTATTCGTGTTAGTTGTGATCTCCGCAGGGATTATTTTAGAGCATTACAAAAGTTGCCGATGACCTTTTTCCATGCTCATGATATGGGAAATCTTAGTAGTCGTGTGATTACAGATTCTACCAGCATAGCTCAAGCAGTAAATTCTTTGATGGTGAATTATGTCCAAGCTCCGATAACTCTAACATTAGCTTTAGCCGTATGTTTATCGATATCTTGGAAATTTTCTCTTTTAGTTTGCATTGCTTTTCCTGTATTGATTCTTCCTATTGTGATCATCGCGAAGAAAATCAAAGCCTTAGCGAAGAGAATACAAAAAAATCAAGATCAGTTTTCTTCCGTACTTTTAGATTTTCTTGCGGGCATAGTCACTGTAAAGGTTTTCCGTACGGAATCATTCGCATTCAAGAAATATTGTGATCAAAATAGTCGAATAGCAGCTTTAGAAGAAAAAAGTGCTGCTTATGGACTCCTCCCACGTCCTTTACTGCATACAATAGCTTCGTTATTTTTTGCTTTTGTTGTCATTATCGGTCTTTATAAATTTAATATTGCTCCAGAAGAACTTATTGTATTTTGTGGTTTATTATATCTCATCTATGACCCTGTGAAGAAATTTGGAGATGAGAATACTACCATTATGAAAGGTTGCGCTGCTGCGGAACGGTTTTATGAGGTGCTTTCCCATCCTGATTTGCAGAATGAGTCTGAAGATAGTCAAGAGTTCCTGGGTTTAACAAGAAATTTAGAATTCCGTGATGTTTCTTTTTCTTATGATAATGAGAGGAAGGTTCTTAAGAATCTTAACTTCACTGTCAATAAGGGAGAAGCTATTGGTATTGTAGGTCCTACAGGAAGTGGAAAGACCACAATCAGTAAATTGCTTCCTAGGTTATATGAGGTCTCTCAAGGAGAAATTCTTCTAGATGGAGTTTCTATTAAGTCATATAGTAAGTCTTCTCTTAGAGATCATATTGGTTGTGTCTTACAAAACCCATTTTTGTTTTATGACACTATTTGGAATAACCTTACTTGTGGTAAGGATATCTCTGAAGAAGATGTCATTCATGCATTAAAGCAAGCTTATGCTTATGAATTTGTGCAGAAGATGCCTCAGGGAGTGCATAGTCTTCTTGAAGAATCGGGAAAAAATCTTTCAGGAGGGCAACAGCAAAGATTAACAATAGCGCGAGCGTTATTGAAAAATGCTTCAATTTTGATTTTAGATGAGGCGACTTCTTCTCTAGACGCTATTAGTGAAAACTACATCAAAGAGATTATAGGGCAGTTAAAAGGCCAATGTACTCAAATCATTATAGCACACAAGCTCTCCACTTTGGAGTATGTAGATCGGGTAATTTATTTAGAACACGGTAGTAAAGTGGGAGAGGGAATGAAAGATGAACTTTTATCGTCTTGTCCTGCGTTCTTAAAAATGTGGGAATTATCCGGGACTAAAGACTGGGAAGCTTCCTCATCTGTAAATCCAGAGTTGATTACGCCGCTTTCCTTCAGTTAA
- a CDS encoding 1,4-dihydroxy-6-naphthoate synthase, whose translation MILSAAFSPCPNDIFLFRSFLERYEESNLLHQVRIADISTLNELALQHRFSLVKISAALFPKVTNDYILMEVGTIIGYGVGPLVLALDPQAPIKTIATPGITTTAHLLCKIFYPDAELIPMKYYEIILAILRGTVDAGTIIHEEKFNYASQLFPRADLGKLWEEKTQLPLPLGCLVVSKTVPQDIVNILTLALRKSLFLAMKDPEGSENKALEYSRNKDTAVIRKFIATYVNEETLVLSNLGKKALHTLANYVSCTI comes from the coding sequence ATGATACTTTCAGCTGCTTTTTCACCCTGCCCAAATGATATTTTTCTATTTCGTTCTTTTTTAGAACGTTATGAAGAATCCAACTTGTTACATCAAGTGAGGATAGCAGATATCTCGACTTTAAATGAATTAGCCTTACAGCACCGCTTTTCTTTAGTCAAAATATCAGCAGCACTATTCCCGAAAGTCACTAATGATTACATTCTTATGGAAGTAGGAACGATTATTGGCTATGGAGTAGGTCCTTTAGTTTTAGCTTTAGATCCTCAAGCGCCTATCAAAACAATCGCAACTCCTGGAATAACAACAACTGCTCACCTTCTCTGCAAGATATTTTATCCTGATGCAGAGCTTATCCCTATGAAATATTACGAAATTATCTTAGCTATTCTTCGTGGCACTGTAGATGCAGGGACTATCATCCATGAAGAAAAGTTTAACTACGCATCACAACTATTCCCAAGAGCAGATCTTGGCAAGTTATGGGAAGAGAAAACACAACTTCCTCTGCCTTTAGGATGTCTTGTTGTATCAAAGACTGTTCCCCAAGATATTGTAAATATTCTTACCTTAGCATTGAGAAAATCCTTATTTCTAGCAATGAAAGACCCTGAAGGTTCTGAAAACAAAGCCTTAGAATACTCTAGAAATAAAGACACAGCTGTTATTAGAAAATTTATAGCTACTTATGTTAACGAAGAAACTCTCGTATTATCTAACTTAGGGAAAAAAGCTCTTCACACATTAGCAAATTATGTCAGCTGCACCATCTAA
- a CDS encoding putative quorum-sensing-regulated virulence factor, whose protein sequence is MTALIFYDTETTGTQIDKDRIIEIAAYNHITKESFVTYVNPEIPIPEEASKIHGITTSTVISAPKFPEAYKHFCDFCGNDAILVAHNNDSFDFPLIEKECRRHALAPLSLKTIDSLKWAQKYRPDLPKHNLQYLRQVYGFAENQAHRALDDVITLHNVFSALIGDLSAEQVLALMEESYHPKTFKMPFGKYKGKPLSEVPPSYIQWLENQGNLDKDMKAAIDLMKQLT, encoded by the coding sequence ATGACAGCACTCATTTTTTACGATACTGAAACTACGGGAACACAGATAGATAAGGATCGTATTATAGAAATTGCTGCCTATAACCATATAACTAAAGAATCTTTTGTAACTTATGTAAACCCAGAAATTCCTATTCCTGAGGAAGCGTCGAAGATTCATGGCATTACCACATCTACAGTAATCTCAGCTCCTAAATTTCCAGAAGCCTATAAACATTTCTGCGACTTTTGTGGGAATGATGCTATTCTTGTTGCGCACAATAACGATAGTTTTGATTTCCCACTAATTGAAAAGGAATGTCGTAGACATGCCTTAGCACCTTTATCCCTAAAAACAATAGACTCACTCAAATGGGCTCAAAAGTACCGGCCCGACCTACCTAAACACAATTTACAATATCTACGTCAAGTGTACGGTTTTGCTGAAAACCAAGCACACCGCGCTTTAGACGATGTCATTACCTTGCATAATGTATTTTCAGCACTTATTGGAGATCTGTCCGCAGAGCAAGTGCTTGCTTTAATGGAAGAAAGTTACCACCCTAAAACATTTAAAATGCCTTTTGGGAAATATAAGGGTAAGCCCCTTAGTGAAGTGCCTCCGTCTTATATCCAATGGTTAGAAAACCAAGGGAACTTAGATAAAGATATGAAAGCTGCTATTGACTTAATGAAACAATTGACATGA
- a CDS encoding YbjN domain-containing protein: protein MTTWSLNQNNLSKYLTHAGLEPLLERESGLTYINIQAEDHELPLFFVIRNEGEILQMICYFPYQLYDNQREATARLLHLLNRDVDIPGFGMDEEQGLIFYRLVIPCLQGEINEILLRVYIDTIRLVCDSFSHSIGLISSGNMNLDELKKQARKEKNE from the coding sequence ATGACAACATGGTCTTTAAATCAAAATAACTTGTCAAAATATCTCACACATGCGGGATTAGAACCTCTTTTAGAGAGAGAGAGTGGTTTAACTTATATCAACATTCAAGCTGAAGATCATGAACTCCCCTTATTTTTTGTGATTCGCAATGAAGGAGAAATCCTTCAGATGATATGTTACTTTCCCTATCAGCTATATGACAACCAAAGAGAAGCAACAGCACGCCTCCTCCATTTACTTAATAGAGATGTGGATATTCCTGGGTTCGGAATGGATGAAGAACAAGGACTAATTTTCTATCGTTTAGTTATTCCCTGCCTACAGGGTGAAATTAATGAAATATTATTACGTGTATATATCGATACAATTAGATTAGTTTGTGATAGTTTTTCTCACTCTATAGGTTTGATCTCTTCAGGAAATATGAATCTTGATGAATTGAAAAAACAAGCACGTAAAGAAAAAAATGAATAA
- a CDS encoding FliO/MopB family protein, translating to MPDKILSFLIFCMDDLALADTSSEQINLPGMFPENMKLEMLKMLGSLTLLLAVFGIGVWAFKKFLKTKGQALGNSSTIKILDRRSINPKTCIYIIRVVNKILVIAESGEKITLLSEFPPDTDINELMQQNEKKQSSSTSAFLSKSIQKFHKNKKIDNTHVSNFTDKAV from the coding sequence ATGCCTGATAAAATCCTTTCGTTCCTCATATTTTGTATGGACGACCTTGCTCTTGCTGATACTTCTAGCGAGCAAATAAATCTCCCAGGAATGTTTCCAGAAAATATGAAACTTGAAATGCTTAAAATGCTGGGATCCTTAACACTACTACTTGCTGTATTTGGTATTGGAGTTTGGGCTTTTAAGAAGTTCTTAAAAACTAAGGGTCAAGCGCTTGGAAACTCTTCAACAATAAAAATTCTTGATAGACGCTCCATAAACCCAAAAACTTGCATTTATATCATTCGCGTTGTGAATAAAATTCTTGTTATTGCGGAATCTGGAGAAAAAATTACCCTACTTTCAGAATTTCCTCCTGATACGGACATTAACGAGCTCATGCAGCAAAATGAGAAAAAACAATCTTCATCTACCTCTGCTTTTCTTAGTAAGAGTATTCAAAAATTTCATAAGAATAAGAAAATAGACAACACTCATGTTTCTAATTTTACTGACAAAGCAGTTTAA
- a CDS encoding HAD-IIB family hydrolase — MDKLLITDIDGTITHLPHHLDPKIIQCLTHLYHSGWRLFFLTGRYFSYAHQLFKEFPVPYLLGCQNGACVWSSVEHQFLYFQNIPHEILPALEICVEDSDVICSIESGALYQDHYYRYAYCPSAKDLLRHLDPVYFPSAKDRKRLVETKKLSKDYPHATFAVAKIFGKKNEVEKVQERIIQSKELVNNLTITFMRWPFDFDYAILFMTDKSVSKGCAVDRVVDIVYEGQKPFIIASGDDANDIDLIERGDFKIVMSSAPEPMHIIADFLASPAKELGILSAWEAGVAQYHRIKNA; from the coding sequence ATGGATAAATTACTCATTACGGATATAGATGGTACGATTACTCATCTTCCACACCATTTGGATCCTAAAATTATTCAGTGTTTAACCCATCTCTATCATTCTGGGTGGAGGTTATTTTTCCTTACGGGAAGGTATTTTTCTTACGCACATCAGCTCTTCAAAGAGTTCCCTGTTCCCTACTTATTGGGTTGTCAAAATGGTGCTTGTGTTTGGTCTTCGGTAGAGCATCAATTTCTTTATTTTCAAAATATTCCCCATGAAATTTTACCCGCGTTAGAAATATGTGTAGAGGATAGTGATGTCATTTGTTCTATAGAATCGGGTGCTCTGTATCAAGATCATTATTATCGCTATGCTTATTGTCCTAGCGCGAAAGATCTTTTGCGTCACTTAGACCCTGTTTATTTTCCTAGTGCGAAGGATCGGAAAAGATTAGTAGAAACTAAAAAACTTTCTAAAGATTATCCCCATGCAACGTTTGCCGTTGCGAAAATATTTGGTAAGAAAAACGAGGTAGAAAAGGTTCAAGAGAGGATTATCCAATCTAAAGAGTTAGTTAACAATTTGACCATTACATTCATGCGTTGGCCGTTTGATTTTGACTATGCAATTTTGTTCATGACTGATAAATCAGTCTCTAAGGGTTGTGCTGTTGATCGTGTGGTTGACATAGTTTATGAGGGACAAAAGCCTTTTATTATAGCTTCGGGAGATGATGCTAATGATATTGATTTGATAGAGCGTGGTGACTTTAAGATAGTTATGAGCTCAGCTCCGGAGCCTATGCATATTATTGCAGATTTTCTTGCCTCCCCAGCGAAAGAGCTAGGTATTCTTTCGGCATGGGAGGCGGGTGTTGCACAATACCACAGAATTAAGAACGCTTAG
- a CDS encoding enoyl-[acyl-carrier-protein] reductase, whose product MLKIDLTGKVAFIAGIGDDQGYGWGIAKALAEAGATIIVGTWVPIYKIFTQSWDLGKFDQSRKLSDGNLLEIKKIYPMDASFDKPEDVPEDIAENKRYKGISGYTISEVVEHITKDFGHIDILVHSLANSPEISKPLLETSRKGYLAALSTSSYSLVSLLAHFGPIMPRGSTSISLTYLASSRAVPGYGGGMSAAKAALESDTKMLAWEAGRKWGVRVNTISAGPLASRAGKAIGFIEQMVDYYLDWTPIPEPMTTEQVGTVAAFLASPLAGAITGETLYVDHGANIMGIGPEMLPKRS is encoded by the coding sequence ATGTTAAAAATCGATTTAACTGGGAAAGTAGCTTTTATAGCGGGGATTGGTGACGATCAAGGCTATGGCTGGGGAATCGCTAAAGCACTAGCAGAAGCGGGGGCTACTATTATCGTAGGAACCTGGGTACCCATCTATAAAATCTTCACGCAGTCTTGGGATTTAGGGAAATTTGATCAGTCTAGAAAGTTATCTGATGGCAACCTCTTAGAAATTAAAAAAATCTATCCTATGGACGCTAGTTTTGATAAACCTGAAGATGTCCCTGAGGATATTGCAGAAAATAAGCGTTATAAAGGTATTTCAGGATATACTATCTCAGAGGTTGTTGAACACATTACTAAAGATTTCGGTCATATTGATATTTTAGTCCACTCCCTAGCAAACAGTCCGGAAATTTCCAAACCACTTTTAGAAACATCACGTAAAGGCTATTTAGCTGCGTTAAGCACATCAAGTTATTCCCTAGTGAGTTTATTAGCTCACTTTGGACCTATTATGCCTCGAGGAAGCACTAGTATTTCTTTAACTTATCTAGCTTCTTCTCGAGCAGTTCCTGGATATGGTGGGGGAATGAGCGCAGCAAAAGCTGCTTTAGAAAGTGATACAAAAATGCTAGCTTGGGAAGCAGGAAGAAAATGGGGCGTCCGTGTAAACACTATTTCGGCAGGTCCTCTAGCCAGTCGTGCAGGAAAAGCTATTGGATTTATCGAACAAATGGTCGATTATTATTTAGATTGGACCCCTATTCCTGAACCTATGACAACAGAACAAGTGGGTACTGTTGCTGCTTTTCTAGCTTCTCCGTTAGCTGGCGCAATTACCGGAGAAACCCTCTACGTGGATCACGGAGCAAATATCATGGGAATTGGTCCTGAAATGCTTCCTAAGCGTTCTTAA
- a CDS encoding RluA family pseudouridine synthase, translating into MKEFSWVAHHEERLSSFLRSRLPDHKKHIILDSVRYHGCRVNGRLERFESYRVQPGDRITLTVQTRLEPQILWEDAHCCIYNKPAHTSTEDLAKITGLNIVHRLDRDTTGCILFAKHASAANALSELFKKRKIHKQYTALVFGHPKKSSGTVISYTAPKSRRCGSVIFGNTHKNNGKLTITQWSILCAYKQYTLMRCEPITGRTHQIRLHMHTLGHPIVGDVDYGRKEQPKHVFRPLLHAHALTFTSPFSKEKVAVTSSAFGDPREEASHLLIN; encoded by the coding sequence ATGAAAGAATTCTCATGGGTCGCGCATCACGAAGAAAGATTGTCATCCTTCCTGCGTTCACGGCTGCCAGATCACAAAAAACACATCATACTGGATTCGGTCCGTTATCACGGTTGTCGTGTAAATGGTCGTTTGGAAAGGTTCGAGTCTTATAGGGTTCAACCTGGAGATCGCATTACTCTTACTGTGCAAACAAGATTAGAGCCACAAATCCTTTGGGAAGATGCACACTGCTGCATTTATAACAAGCCTGCACACACCTCTACAGAAGATCTTGCAAAAATCACCGGACTCAATATTGTCCATAGGCTAGATAGAGACACAACGGGGTGTATCTTATTCGCCAAACATGCCAGTGCTGCCAATGCCCTCTCAGAACTATTCAAGAAACGAAAAATACATAAACAATACACCGCTTTAGTTTTTGGTCATCCAAAAAAATCTTCAGGAACCGTAATTTCTTATACTGCTCCTAAATCTCGTCGTTGTGGCTCGGTAATTTTTGGAAATACGCACAAGAATAATGGGAAGTTGACTATCACACAGTGGTCTATTCTTTGTGCTTATAAACAGTACACCCTGATGCGCTGTGAACCTATTACAGGAAGAACACACCAGATCCGTCTCCATATGCACACACTGGGTCATCCTATTGTAGGCGATGTAGATTACGGCAGAAAAGAACAACCGAAACATGTATTTCGTCCATTATTACATGCTCATGCCTTAACCTTCACATCGCCTTTTTCAAAAGAAAAGGTAGCGGTTACCTCTTCTGCTTTTGGAGATCCTCGAGAAGAGGCGTCTCATTTACTCATAAACTAA
- the mutY gene encoding A/G-specific adenine glycosylase: MTKIAFSERAKNFPIGKLKQWFIDNKRSFPWRDNPSPYNVWVSEVMLQQTRAEVVVKYFVEWMKKFPTMESLATANEEEVIKAWEGLGYYTRVRNLLHGARMVMTDFGGKLPDDPLDLMRIKGLGPYTVHAILAFAFKRRTAAVDGNVLRVISRVFLIDASIDLESTKTWVFKIVMSLLPTKDSQVIAEALIELGACICKRAPKCEICPLNAICGAFKEGRQKSLPIRHARKKTVTLFRWVAIVLYNGFIVLEQRKPEEMMAGLYEFPYIEVESSEDLSDIDGLIQNMEEYIQAPLVFAGELEEQRHAFTHYKVRLIPKIFYAKSKPKSELLYPLDIMDSLPFSSGHRKIKAWLLENPYAIFQSELIQV; the protein is encoded by the coding sequence ATGACAAAGATAGCTTTTTCTGAAAGGGCGAAGAATTTTCCTATAGGAAAGTTAAAACAATGGTTTATAGATAATAAACGTAGCTTTCCTTGGAGAGACAATCCTTCGCCCTATAACGTATGGGTTTCTGAAGTTATGCTTCAGCAAACTCGAGCGGAGGTTGTAGTAAAATATTTTGTTGAATGGATGAAAAAATTTCCTACCATGGAATCGTTAGCTACAGCTAATGAGGAAGAGGTGATTAAGGCCTGGGAAGGCCTGGGATATTATACGAGAGTCCGAAATCTTTTGCATGGAGCGCGCATGGTGATGACAGATTTTGGTGGGAAGCTCCCTGATGATCCTTTAGATTTAATGCGGATAAAAGGTTTAGGTCCTTATACAGTACACGCAATTTTAGCATTTGCTTTTAAAAGAAGAACCGCAGCGGTCGATGGCAATGTACTACGCGTAATCAGTAGAGTTTTTTTGATAGATGCTTCTATAGATTTAGAGTCTACGAAAACATGGGTATTTAAAATCGTCATGTCTCTTTTGCCCACCAAAGATTCTCAAGTTATTGCTGAAGCTTTGATAGAACTAGGAGCGTGTATTTGTAAACGTGCTCCCAAGTGTGAGATTTGTCCTTTAAACGCTATTTGTGGTGCTTTTAAAGAAGGAAGACAAAAATCTCTTCCTATACGTCATGCTAGGAAAAAAACTGTTACGCTATTTCGTTGGGTAGCAATTGTTCTGTATAACGGTTTCATTGTTCTTGAACAGAGAAAACCCGAGGAGATGATGGCTGGTTTGTACGAATTCCCTTATATAGAGGTTGAGTCTTCTGAAGATCTTTCAGACATAGATGGGTTAATTCAAAACATGGAAGAGTATATACAGGCCCCATTGGTTTTTGCTGGGGAATTAGAAGAACAACGTCATGCATTTACTCACTATAAGGTACGCCTTATCCCCAAAATTTTTTATGCAAAATCAAAACCAAAATCAGAGCTTCTCTATCCTTTAGATATTATGGATTCTTTACCTTTTTCTTCTGGACATAGGAAAATCAAAGCTTGGTTATTAGAGAATCCTTATGCTATCTTTCAGTCTGAACTTATACAGGTTTAA
- a CDS encoding MazG nucleotide pyrophosphohydrolase domain-containing protein, with amino-acid sequence MKNIDFSQLLELVRKMVLDGVCPWTDRQDFDSIISHIFQECKELCEAVHEGHPVDEVTSEAGDVLTLVLLLCFKMELLGMSSVGAIVSEAFAKIRRRAPHVFDTSKTISYEEARKAWTLAKLEEKREK; translated from the coding sequence ATGAAAAATATAGATTTTTCTCAGTTACTAGAGCTTGTTAGAAAAATGGTCTTAGATGGTGTCTGTCCTTGGACAGATCGTCAGGATTTTGACTCTATAATTAGTCATATTTTTCAAGAGTGTAAGGAGCTTTGTGAAGCTGTTCATGAAGGACACCCTGTTGATGAGGTCACCTCTGAAGCTGGAGATGTCCTTACACTCGTGTTGTTATTATGTTTTAAGATGGAGTTACTAGGAATGTCTTCAGTAGGGGCTATTGTTAGTGAAGCCTTTGCTAAAATCCGTCGTAGGGCTCCTCATGTTTTCGATACGAGTAAAACAATTTCTTATGAAGAAGCAAGGAAGGCATGGACTCTTGCTAAACTTGAAGAAAAACGAGAAAAATAG
- a CDS encoding CPBP family intramembrane glutamic endopeptidase, with protein MMHSWLFLLILLALAAVISRNFFVWPKPTEKTPIQLQHILIGVVLLFLPGWIPWITGSHSEAATRSLHGIFLACAFIFYLLGLPIEITRSVIYSGNKPEATFFKSICSAIRMWVIVIPVTQIIGLVLNKGLMLIMPLEAIQEQTLTREVQNTLTSTMYDRGFILSLAILIPFVEEIFFRGFLQTFLKNKMNRIYALLYSSVIFALTHVEHSWGSLVFVPVLLVFSLFTGFLYEKERHIAAPIALHMLFNATNIGMLSV; from the coding sequence ATGATGCATTCTTGGTTATTCCTTCTCATATTGCTAGCTTTAGCAGCGGTAATATCAAGAAACTTTTTTGTTTGGCCGAAACCTACAGAAAAAACCCCAATACAACTACAACATATTCTTATTGGAGTTGTTCTTTTGTTTCTTCCAGGATGGATTCCTTGGATTACTGGGTCACATTCCGAAGCAGCAACGCGTTCACTTCATGGAATATTTTTAGCATGCGCGTTTATCTTTTATCTCTTAGGTCTACCTATTGAAATTACAAGAAGTGTCATTTATTCAGGCAATAAGCCTGAGGCCACCTTTTTTAAATCTATATGCTCTGCCATCCGGATGTGGGTAATTGTGATTCCTGTTACTCAAATCATCGGTTTAGTACTAAACAAAGGGCTGATGCTAATCATGCCTCTAGAAGCTATACAAGAACAAACGCTCACTCGAGAAGTCCAAAACACCTTAACATCAACAATGTATGACCGTGGGTTTATTTTAAGCCTAGCGATTTTGATCCCATTTGTTGAGGAAATATTTTTCAGAGGCTTCCTACAAACCTTTTTGAAAAATAAAATGAATAGAATTTATGCTCTTCTTTATTCCTCGGTAATATTTGCTCTTACTCATGTAGAACATTCCTGGGGAAGCTTAGTGTTTGTACCTGTTCTTCTTGTCTTTTCTCTATTTACAGGATTTCTGTATGAAAAAGAACGCCATATTGCGGCACCTATAGCACTACACATGTTATTTAACGCCACAAACATTGGAATGCTGTCTGTGTAA